From the genome of Eublepharis macularius isolate TG4126 chromosome 4, MPM_Emac_v1.0, whole genome shotgun sequence:
TGGCTGCCCTAACAGCTGATTTCATTGCTGCTTCCATCCAGCTATGGGGGTGGGCTGTGTGTTCTCCTGCAAAGTAAATCCTTCCTTGATTCTTAGACAAACTCTTGAAAAAGTGACTAAACTGGTATGGTGTAGGAGAAGAAAATGCTGCCATTGAAAACTTATCTAGGACCCACCACTTTATCACATACTTAGTGCAAACAGATTTGAGATATTCTTTGGACACTTGGTGGACCTCTACTAGGTCATCCATGACCACATCAATGCACTTTTCCTCACTGAGGGGAACAAAAAAGTCAGCAGCATCATGCAAGGTATAAGAAGCCAAGATTATCCCCAGCCCACTGGAAAAGTTATGATTTGGGTAGTAGATGGTCCTGGAGGGGAGATCTGTAATTGACCGCCCACCTCgaatcccatctttctcccaaaATTTCTCGGTGCAAGCCAAGGCAATTTTAGTGGCACTTGTATAATGAAAGGAACGCAGAGCATGAGCTTTTgtcagggaaagaggaggaaggaatttGATGAGCCGTGTAGCTTTTGTAGTAGCTGTAATGAGGACGTAGTCAGCAGTCATGGATGATAAGGTAGATTTATCTGCCTGGTGAAACCACACCCTTACTTTCTTGCCTGATTGGATAACCTTCTGTACTCTTGAGTTAAAATGTACTATCCCAGGCATTTCCTTGAAGAAGGCCTTGGGCAGTTGGTCAAACCCGCCAGTGATTTCGTCAAAACTGAAGAATCCAAgttgggaagaagaaagaaaatgcatAGTTAGTGAATCGATCACCAACTCAATGACACTCATTAGAGCAACCAAAGTAAAATGTATCATGCAACTTGTATATTTCATAAACCTGTTCAAAAAGTAAATACAGAACATGCATCCATACATACAATGGTGAGGCTGGTGCCCTGCTCAAGGAATACATGACCTCTTctttggatgaaaacaggccacaacttgattgagtatagtgattagagcattggcaaggcatagggctATGGATCTGCCACATCAAACGACTCCTTGTTGCTTGATGGACACTTCCTCAGCACTCATGCTGGGCACCACAGGATGGCAGGGGGTTTAGTCCTGATGAGATGTGGCCCAGGTAATCCATGTCATCCACATGAAGCCTGTAATGGCCAGCTGAGGCATATACCCTTCAGCTTCCCCCAGATCTCGTCAGTAGACACCCGAAAAAGGGGAAGGGTGAGCCTCCCAGTCAGCACAACTCACCCCAGTGGTTCTGGTCCAATGTCTCAATACTGCCATAAACTTATGATAGGCAACCCCCAGTCACAGCTGGCaccaacagagggagggaggaaaatatCAGTCACCTCCACTGACCAACGAAAGAATGGCAGAGCCAACCATGAGGGACTGCTGGTGAGGACCCACATCCCTCCTATGATCTgcccctcaacccccccccccaaagtccaccttGACTTGATGCAGAACTCCACCCCATCCTCACCTCCTATCTTCCACATTGCCTGCTGGTAAGTCTGTGAGCCCCTTTCTGACCACATGAGGATACAGCACAGTTGCACCTTGCTTGTCACACACTTGATCTTGGCCAAAAGGCTTGTCCAATTTTAGTCATTAACATTATACTTTATCTTCTGGTGTTTTCTGTCAGTGTCTCTCTCAGGTCTTGTCTTGTAAAATTTTggtcccttcccctcccatccaAAGTCCTCTGCCAAAATTCACTCTAAAAACCTTTATGCTGGCTTCCAAGCTCCTTCACTATTCAGCAAAAACTTGTCCTGATATTCAAAGTTTTCAGTGGCTTTCTCccactttttctttccctttttatcTCCAGACATTGCCCTATACCTGATCTTTGTTCCTCCATCTCTACCAGGAGTCTCAATTGCTCAGAAGTCTCCCCTGTCCTTAAACAGTGTAATGTCTAGACAGACCAACCTGCCTTCCTTCCCATCTTTTCTTCTATTATCTATAGTTCAAATTCATGAGCCATGGATTTCTGTTTCTTAACTGTGGATTGTATCCAGTGGAGCATTTCCACGGATGCGACCATTTCCAACCAGAGAATGACTTTCTCAGAATACCCCCAAATGTTgtttctaagagcagaaccacaagtgacaaaaggcacagattggacacttgtctgcttccctcaagttttgatgggaaatgtaggcatcttggcagaatgttggacaagtgacagttgaaaagtccattggacagcagtcagagagcgaagctgtgagaccaggatgcctacatttcccatcaaaacttgagggaagcagacaagtgtccaatctgtgccgtttgtcacttgtggttctgctctgagtccccCGTCCCACAGAAGGAGAACTTAGAGGGCATTTTGAGAGTTACAGTGGGAGGGAGAGATGAAAGAGTCGACCACAGCAGGTGGAAATTGATCCATCCATGGGAAATTTCCACTGAACCCAAGCCAATGTGCCTCTACAAAGCACTCTGTGTGTTTAGCATGATGTACTTGCATCTTACCTCTGGAATTGTAAACTGCAAAGGAGGAGTAGACATGAATTTGCACAGATGAAGCTCCATATATATATGATGCTGAGTGCCAAAAGTGAGATGATGTTTTTGGACAGCACAGGAAAAAACCAGGATCCAGAGCCAGATTTTGTTTTACAGGAGGATGGATTCTGTTGCAGTCACCACAAGTGGGGCATGTTTTACACACATTTTTGCCAGTCTTTGGTGACTGCAGTCTCTAGGGGTGCCAGTCACAATGCCATACCTCTGGCCAGCTGCAAATCACCAAGCAGCAAGTAGTCAAATGTTAAACAAGTAACACACATTCATATGAGAAACAGTGTGAGGAGATCCTGATCTACTTAGTCCTGTTCTGGCTTGCATCACTCCATGAACACGAGAGGCCCAACCCAAATGAGATGTGGGAACACATACAGCCCGACTCTCAGATGTCTTTATCAAGATCTGCCACAATAACCAGGTTAGATTAAAAGTCCATATTGCCTTGCATTCTGATGGAAATagctgttgttgttatgaaaGTTAACAGGGCCTCTGGATGGGGATATATTATCTCTGGTAATTCACATCTTCTACACATTGTTAGAGAACAAGTGGTCTCCGGCTGCCCAAGACAGGTACTAGTCAGCTCAGGGGCTGATAAAATCCACCCATTTCATAAACATATCAATCAAGGTAATACAAAAACTTCTCTCTTACTGATCATTCATAGGGACCATAACTTCTCCCAAGATGAAGCTGTAAAATGATCTATGGAAGATAGGTTCAAGATTCAAAAGGTCTCCAATCATATCCACAGCTCCTCTGCTCAGGTTTCCTTCTTTCAGAAGAAATTCCTAGTAGAGGGAAGTGGGTTTGGGTGTTAAAGTGCTGTAACTTCATTGTTCACTTTCAAGTTCGAACCAATCGCAAGAGTTTCTTCCGTTATCGCAAAACCTgccttgtatttttaaaattaagaccAAGAAACTGAAGAGTTCTGTTTATAGTTAGACTGTGGCTGCTAAGGTCAGCTTCAGATTTTATGATTATGTGGCCAGACCACCCCAGTCCCCTTAATGTTCTCCTTGTAGCCATGTCCCCTACTCCAATGACCGCTCTCCTCTCCCCACCAACACCCCCGCACACTACTGCGAATTGTGACCACCTTTTGCCAACAGCTGATTGCTGAGATTCAATTTAAAATTCACAATAACTGTAACAATATTATTGACTCAAATAcactcccacccccacacacacacacaattttttcctttccttttttggaGGGAGAGGGGGTCATTTTATTGGAGGGAAACAAATGGCTTTGAGCCTTTGGTGGTCTGCAGACCTAGCGTTAAGGCTCATTTAACTGTTTTAACAACAGCCACTGATGATTGCCTAGTAAGCTGC
Proteins encoded in this window:
- the LOC129327697 gene encoding L-amino-acid oxidase-like; translation: SPVGGGQSPSSSILISATTQLTGGEKEFLLKEGNLSRGAVDMIGDLLNLEPIFHRSFYSFILGEVMVPMNDHFDEITGGFDQLPKAFFKEMPGIVHFNSRVQKVIQSGKKVRVWFHQADKSTLSSMTADYVLITATTKATRLIKFLPPLSLTKAHALRSFHYTSATKIALACTEKFWEKDGIRGGRSITDLPSRTIYYPNHNFSSGLGIILASYTLHDAADFFVPLSEEKCIDVVMDDLVEVHQVSKEYLKSVCTKYVIKWWVLDKFSMAAFSSPTPYQFSHFFKSLSKNQGRIYFAGEHTAHPHSWMEAAMKSAVRAASSIHHGTNNILPAL